The Thermoplasmata archaeon DNA segment GTACGCTGTGATCAGGAGCGCGACGCCCGTGACGGCGTAGATCGCGAACAGGGTCCAGTCCGGGAGGAAGTTGAAGTTCGTCCGGCACGGAAGGGTTCCGGTGGGGTCGCAGGCGGGGAGCGGCATTCCAGACTCCTACCTGGGGATCCTCGACGCCTCCGAGGGCCTCCGTAGACGCCCGCGCGACGAAGGTCGTGACGCTATTTAATCTCGCGCGGCGGGCCGCGCCACCAAGACGAGCTTCCGCCGGTCCGGGGACACGGCCTCGCGGGCCCAACCGCCGTAGAGACCCTCCACGGTCCATCCCGCGTCCTCCACGAGTCGCCGCGCCTCGTGGGGGGCCAGGAGTTTGAGCCGCGCGGACGACTCACCCCGGAATCGCAGATCGCTCCCCTCGCGCCGGTAGAAGCGCCAGCGGAGTCCGAGGACACCGGACAGGGCGTCGAAGGTCCGGAACTCGTGCTGCTCGAGATCGCCGACGACGTGGTAGGCGAAGGGCCGGGGGCGCGATGCGAAGAAGTCCCGGTGGAGGAAGTCCACCACGAGGACGCCGCCGGGGTTGAGGTGGCCGCGCAGGCGGGCAAGAAGATCTCGGTCGTCCTCGGGAGGCTCGCGGCTCAGGGCATGGTCCAGGCAGAGGACCGCGTCGAACCGCTCGGAGACCGGCGGGCCCGGCATGGTCTCCTTGGAGGCCGCGCGGTACGTGAGGCGCCCCTTCCATGCCGCGGGCACTCGTCGCTGCAAGGCGTCGATCGC contains these protein-coding regions:
- a CDS encoding class I SAM-dependent methyltransferase encodes the protein MPPTRHSPGRETEELAGFLAAVGVPAGARILDAPCGIGRRAFDLAEHGFRVTAVDANEVAIDALQRRVPAAWKGRLTYRAASKETMPGPPVSERFDAVLCLDHALSREPPEDDRDLLARLRGHLNPGGVLVVDFLHRDFFASRPRPFAYHVVGDLEQHEFRTFDALSGVLGLRWRFYRREGSDLRFRGESSARLKLLAPHEARRLVEDAGWTVEGLYGGWAREAVSPDRRKLVLVARPAARD